A single Scleropages formosus chromosome 4, fSclFor1.1, whole genome shotgun sequence DNA region contains:
- the pitpnab gene encoding phosphatidylinositol transfer protein alpha isoform, giving the protein MLIKEFRVILPVSVEEYQVGQLYSVAEASKNETGGGEGVEVLKNEPYEKDGEKGQYTHKIYHLQSKVPSFVRMLAPSSALNIHEKAWNAYPYCRTVITNEYMKDNFLIKIETWHKPDLGTLENVHGLDPETWKKVDVVYIDIADRNQVEPKDYKPEEDPSKFKSVKTGRGPLGPDWRKELPKKTDCPHMCAYKLVTVKFKWWGLQNKVENFIQKQEKRLFTNFHRQLFCWIDNWIELTMEDIRRMEEETRRELDEMRVKDPVKGMVALED; this is encoded by the exons TCGGGTGATCCTGCCCGTGTCTGTGGAGGAG TACCAAGTGGGGCAGCTGTACTCGGTGGCAGAGGCCAGTAAGAACGAGACGGGAGGTGGCGAGGGGGTGGAGGTGCTGAAGAATGAACCGTATGAGAAGGACGGAGAAAAAGGCCAATACACACACAAGATCTACCACCTGCAGAG cAAAGTTCCATCATTTGTGCGCATGTTGGCTCCGTCGTCTGCCCTCAACATTCACGAGAAGGCCTGGAACGCCTACCCCTACTGTCGCACGG TCATCACT AACGAGTACATGAAAGACAACTTCCTCATCAAGATTGAGACGTGGCACAAGCCAGACCTCGGAACGTTGGAGAAC GTTCATGGCCTGGACCCAGAAACCTGGAAGAAGGTAGATGTGGTCTATATTGACATTGCTGACAGAAACCAGGTGGAGCCAAAG GACTACAAACCAGAAGAAGACCCCTCGAAATTCAAGTCTGTAAAGACTGGCCGAGGACCCCTGGGACCAGACTGGAGG AAAGAGCTTCCGAAGAAGACGGATTGCCCGCACATGTGTGCTTACAAGCTGGTCACCGTAAAGTTCAAGTGGTGGGGCCTTCAGAATAAAGTGGAGAACTTCATTCAGAAA CAAGAGAAGCGCTTGTTCACGAATTTTCATCGGCAGCTTTTTTGTTGGATCGACAATTGGATCGAATTGACAATGGAGGACATTCGGCGCATGGAAGAGGAAACAAGGAGGGAACTTGATGAG ATGCGGGTGAAGGATCCAGTGAAGGGCATGGTGGCCTTGGAGGACTGA